The genomic DNA TGCTGGCTGACCAAAAAATGCCAGAAAGCCGGGCCTGGGCCCTTGGGAGCGCTAAGGTGGTAGTGCATGAGCCAGAGCGTGGAGGGGTGATTGAGGTTGGGGTCATGTTCGTAAACAAAGCGCCCGAGATCGGACAGACGATAAGGTTTTTCATCCAGTAGCCCTGCCGCGACTGCATATCTTGGCATTGCTTTAACATAGTTCGTTCCAAGACGTGTACCTTTACGCAAACTCTCAAAGTCAACTTTTTCAACCAAACCAGAGGCGATTTCCAAAACCTGGACAAGCGCTGGGCGGTTTAGGGAAAAAGATTCGTGAAAAACTGTGCCAACTCTCTTCATAGGCTCCAACAATTGTGTGCCAACTCTCTTCATAGGCTCCAACAATTGCTTGATATAAGCTCGCAGTCTCTGCCTGGTTTCTTGATTTGCAACAATTTGGGCAGCCCAATCTGCAAAATAGGCATACTCGATGAGGTTTTCAATACGTCCACGTCCTCCACCAGAAGTTGAAGTCTTTGCATATTCGCTCTCCTTACCAGGATGGATTTTGTGCTTCCAGAAGCTTGAACTTCTCAAGTGAAAAAAAGGGGGGGCCGGTTGGCACATATCGTCGGCAATCCTATACTGATCAAAATATCTTCTAAAACGAGAAATAAGTGGTTCATCAAAGTAAATACGGTTATCAAAATCAGTAGCTTCATCAATCAAATCCAACACAGCTAAAAGCAATATCAACTTGTGAGGTCGCTTATGCCCGGCTTTGCTACCTCTCCGCATACCCTCTATTTCAGCTTTGAGTTTTTCAAAACTATCATTCATCTATCTACAGACGTCATACTACAGATGACATACCAAACATGATTGATTCTCCTCTTCCTCGTCAGCCAACATTTCTGTCAAGCTACCCAATAGCCTGACCGGCCTTTGCTGGGTTCGCTTTTCATGTTGTTCTTTGATTTGGGCAATGCGCTCTGGACGCTGTAAATCTTCCAAGCTCTCTCTTGCATTCCATGTGAAGGTTTGACCCGTTGCGATATCAACTCGTTCAAATCCTTTCGCTTTTTCAAAGTAATCGGGATGATTTTCTAACAGACCAACCCACTCAATTCTCTGTTGAAAAAAACAAAAGTAACATCCAGATCTCGAGCGCCATTTATAGTACTCAGGCAAGCCTAGCCCGCTCTCTTCCAAAATTCTGTACACATCATGCTTCACGATGCTGTCATCAATAAAGGGATAAACTGCCGTTATATTGGGTTTAGTTGATATATATCCTTTTCTATGCAACTCATCCGCCCTTATGGCAAGGTAGCTGATTACGGGATCATCTCCGACATAACGCTCAAATGGCTTGATTTTAAGCATTCGTGTACACCAGCGGGTTCTTGGATCGGGTAAAACACCACGGTAAATGTCCAGATAATGGGAGAAAGGCCGATCTGGATTCAAACGAACCACCGGCTTTCCTAAATAAGCCTCGAGTTTATCGAGATATTCGTATGTTTCCGGTAGCTCTTCCCCAGTATCCATGAATACATATTCCATTTCTGGAACCTTGTCCCGCATATACACAGCGAGCGCAGTGCTGTCTTTGCCGCCAGAAAGTGAAAGAACGTGTCGAACAGGCTTTGGCTCCATTTGTGCTCCTTTGCAGTACATAATACCTCGATAGCCGGTGGAAGCTGTCACGAGAAAAGCCTTTGATCTAGAACCGTGACTACAGCTCTTGCAACAACTTTGCCAGCGCCGCCCGCAGCACATGGGGGGGAGCATCTTTCCCAAGGCCGTTGCGAATCTGCTGGGCCAGCACATCGCTTTGAGCATCCTCTTCTGGGGTCAGAACCCCTAGCGTATGTACGGCCTGTAATAGCCGTTCGCCCAGCAGTCGGGCCTGTTCGGGGAAGCGTTCAATATCGGAGTCTGTCCAGCTTTTAGGTGGTTTTGAGGCTACCAGAGCCAGAACACCGTCTAGCACTACCGCTTCTTCCCCCGGCGCGGTGAGTCGGTTAACCAGGGGAACCAGCGAGCTATGCAAGGGCTTTCCAGAGAGTTGTTTGGCCTGCGCGCGCAGACGGGCCCAGCCTTCCGGGCCTTCGGGCAGTCCGCAGGCCCTTAACAGGGTATCGCGGGCCTTCTCAACCTGGCTGGGCACGAACGCACCCCAGGTTTGCAGGGCCTGGTTGAGCTTCTCAAAGAAAGCCTCGATGCGTTTTTTGCTTTTGTTTTGCTGTTCACCAAAGGGCTTTTCGCCCAGAGCAACCGGCAGGTCGTGAAAGAGAAGGCGCTCGGGAGAGCGGGCTCGCTCGAAGGCTTCGCGCAGCTCGAGTACCTCTTCTGGTAGCTTCCGGGTGCGCCAGGCCGATTCGGGTACCGAGCGAACCATCCGCACCAGTGCTCGCACTACCGGTAGCAAAGCAGGTTTGACCTTGAGGCCCCTTGCCAGACGCTCCACTACAGCCTGGCGTTCGCCCAAAATCCGACTACCCCCCACGGCAAATAGCTCTGGGCGGCGCATAAGCACCTCAAAGTCGGCGATAGTGGGTTCAGGAACAAAAACCCCCTCTTTGTACAGGCTGGTTTCGTCTGGGTAGGTAAGCAAAAATGCTGCTAGGAGAACAGGCAGTACCCCAGGCATCACGCCGTAGGGGGGCGCTTCTAGCTCAGAAAACAGTTGATCAACTGGGTAGGGTTCAGCAATGGCGGAAAAGATACGGCTGTACATCTGTTCCCAGGATGGGCGTAAGTTGCAGGGGTCATTGGCTCCCTGGGGCTCGGTAAACTGCCAGCTCCCTTCGCTATTCTGATGAAGACCGCTGGCCCGCAAGACCGACTCATACATGCTGCGCTCAGGGGGATAGCCCTCCATGCCCAGCAGGGGCTCTTTGGCATACAAAAGCATTCGCTCTACCAGGTTGCGCCGAGCGGCGGCGGCAGCAGACGATAGCGCGCGACGATTGATGAGTTCGTTCTTGATGCGTGGGGCGTAAGGATATAGCCAATCCATGGCGCTCGAAAGGAGTTGAGCGGCTGCTCTTGGCGAAGATACGCTTTGCTCATGGCCTCGGTAAAACCAAAGCGTGCCCGCCCCAGTGGGCTCCGGGCGGGGGTCGAGCAACACCTCTACCGCGCGTCCCAAGCTCTGCTCTACCAGAGCTATTCGTTCAGCAAGCTCTCTACGGGCGACCCGATCTTTATGCAGGGCAGGGGTGTTGTCCCAAACCCAGCGCAGTGCCCGCAGCTCTGCCGCGGCCTCGCGTAAGCCCCCGATCTGCTGGGGGAGCGCTACCAACAAATGCTCGGCAGCACTCACGGCGGGGGAAGTAGCCCAGCTGCTGAAAGCCTTAGCCTGCTCGAGGGTTGAAGGGAGGCAGCAGATCAGTAGGCCGTCGGCCCCATGGCCTGGCCTGGGGACTTCGCTGGGGGGAGCATCCAAGTACTGCACTGCAAAGAACCGCAAGGCACCTTGCTCGTAGCTATGTCGCCGCGCGACCAAGGGCCGGTGGGGTAAGTACTGCTGTAGGGTTGCGGCCAGACCCAATCCAGCGGTTTTGCGGCGGGCCTGCTCAAGCTCAGCCTCAATGTCCACATCACTGCCCTCCCAAACCCGATACGTGC from Meiothermus cerbereus DSM 11376 includes the following:
- a CDS encoding DUF4007 family protein → MNDSFEKLKAEIEGMRRGSKAGHKRPHKLILLLAVLDLIDEATDFDNRIYFDEPLISRFRRYFDQYRIADDMCQPAPPFFHLRSSSFWKHKIHPGKESEYAKTSTSGGGRGRIENLIEYAYFADWAAQIVANQETRQRLRAYIKQLLEPMKRVGTQLLEPMKRVGTVFHESFSLNRPALVQVLEIASGLVEKVDFESLRKGTRLGTNYVKAMPRYAVAAGLLDEKPYRLSDLGRFVYEHDPNLNHPSTLWLMHYHLSAPKGPGPAFWHFLVSQQLQPGTHLERSRLIESVREFVQKSEGKALVDRSARGLIAVFTGTYTKEDGLGKLGILEETETGYRVLEPEPPNEWVVGYALAHFWDSVWPQFRQVALAELYEFGGFANLFLLGAFQLNSRLRELQNRGLLELVQVAPPHQILRLWRSPSDFLPHIYE
- a CDS encoding phosphoadenosine phosphosulfate reductase family protein, yielding MYCKGAQMEPKPVRHVLSLSGGKDSTALAVYMRDKVPEMEYVFMDTGEELPETYEYLDKLEAYLGKPVVRLNPDRPFSHYLDIYRGVLPDPRTRWCTRMLKIKPFERYVGDDPVISYLAIRADELHRKGYISTKPNITAVYPFIDDSIVKHDVYRILEESGLGLPEYYKWRSRSGCYFCFFQQRIEWVGLLENHPDYFEKAKGFERVDIATGQTFTWNARESLEDLQRPERIAQIKEQHEKRTQQRPVRLLGSLTEMLADEEEENQSCLVCHL